A single Candidatus Aegiribacteria sp. DNA region contains:
- the rplL gene encoding 50S ribosomal protein L7/L12: MSDVKKADIIKAISEMTVLELSELVKEMEDKFGVSAAAPVAAAAAAPAGGAGVTDEKTEFDVILEDFGSKKIPVIKIIKDVLELNLKDAKELVDNVPSKLRENVDKDEAEVLRKQLEEAGATVKLQ; this comes from the coding sequence ATGAGTGATGTCAAGAAGGCTGATATTATCAAGGCCATTTCTGAAATGACTGTTCTGGAGCTTTCGGAGCTCGTAAAGGAGATGGAGGATAAATTTGGTGTCTCAGCTGCAGCACCCGTAGCCGCAGCAGCCGCAGCTCCCGCCGGAGGAGCCGGAGTAACAGATGAAAAGACCGAGTTTGACGTTATTCTTGAGGACTTCGGCTCAAAGAAGATTCCTGTCATCAAGATTATCAAAGATGTTCTTGAGCTTAATCTCAAGGATGCGAAGGAGCTTGTGGACAACGTTCCATCGAAGCTTCGTGAGAATGTGGACAAAGACGAAGCAGAGGTTCTCAGGAAGCAGCTTGAAGAGGCCGGTGCGACTGTCAAGCTCCAGTAA
- the rplJ gene encoding 50S ribosomal protein L10: MAISRELKEKVVASLVEGLDGAGSIVFADFTGIKVEDMTELRAHMRENNVNFTIVKNTLLKKAFNLIEIDENEGVFEMMEGPTALAYSADEVLPIKILRNFAKNHKGLPQVKGGFVSGETYEVAKMMELAEIPSRDELLAKMLGSINSPLQGFVSVSSGIIRKLFYTVIAIKDSREN, from the coding sequence ATGGCTATTTCCAGAGAGCTAAAGGAAAAGGTCGTAGCCTCCCTGGTCGAGGGTCTTGACGGGGCAGGTTCAATTGTCTTCGCTGATTTCACAGGAATTAAAGTTGAGGATATGACCGAGCTTAGAGCACATATGCGTGAAAACAATGTTAACTTCACTATCGTGAAAAACACACTTCTGAAGAAAGCATTCAATCTGATCGAGATCGATGAGAATGAAGGTGTGTTTGAAATGATGGAGGGACCGACTGCATTGGCATACTCCGCTGATGAGGTACTTCCAATAAAGATATTAAGGAACTTCGCAAAGAATCACAAGGGGCTTCCTCAGGTAAAGGGAGGATTCGTATCCGGTGAGACTTATGAAGTTGCGAAAATGATGGAACTGGCCGAAATTCCCTCCAGAGATGAACTCCTGGCCAAAATGCTTGGATCCATCAACTCGCCGTTGCAGGGATTCGTATCTGTCAGCAGTGGAATAATCCGCAAATTATTCTACACCGTTATCGCGATTAAGGATAGCAGGGAAAATTAA
- the rplA gene encoding 50S ribosomal protein L1 has product MAIMSKRFRQAKETIDSQKLYSLEESCMFVKKLASAGFDETVEMAICLNVNPKHADQMVRGTCILPNGTGKNVRVVVFTTGEKADEAKEAGADFVGDEDIASKILEGWLDFDVVIASPDMMRIVGKLGRVLGPRGLMPNPKTGTITADVAKAVQEAKAGKISFRVDKTGNLHVPIGKASFEEKALAENALSFFEKVSQLRPSAVKGRYMKNVSISSTMGPGIKIDVSDLKTLIR; this is encoded by the coding sequence ATGGCAATAATGAGTAAAAGATTCCGCCAGGCAAAAGAAACCATCGATTCACAGAAGCTTTATTCGCTTGAGGAAAGCTGCATGTTCGTTAAGAAACTCGCGTCAGCGGGTTTTGACGAAACAGTCGAAATGGCTATCTGCCTCAATGTGAACCCAAAACATGCTGATCAGATGGTGCGTGGAACCTGCATTCTACCGAATGGTACAGGCAAAAACGTCAGGGTTGTTGTCTTTACAACTGGAGAAAAAGCAGACGAAGCGAAGGAAGCCGGAGCAGACTTCGTTGGTGATGAGGATATTGCCTCAAAGATTCTGGAAGGATGGCTTGATTTCGATGTTGTGATAGCCAGCCCCGACATGATGAGAATAGTCGGAAAGCTCGGACGGGTTCTCGGACCCAGAGGGCTTATGCCTAATCCCAAAACTGGAACAATCACTGCGGATGTAGCAAAAGCAGTGCAGGAAGCCAAAGCAGGCAAAATCAGTTTCAGGGTAGACAAAACAGGGAATCTCCATGTTCCCATAGGCAAAGCCAGCTTTGAGGAAAAGGCTCTCGCTGAGAACGCATTGTCATTTTTCGAGAAGGTCTCTCAACTAAGACCATCGGCAGTGAAAGGACGATACATGAAAAATGTTTCGATCTCTTCCACGATGGGACCGGGTATTAAGATCGATGTCAGCGATCTTAAAACCCTTATTCGATAG
- the rplK gene encoding 50S ribosomal protein L11: MAKKILGVVKLQLPAGQATPAPPVGPALGQYGINLAGFCKDFNARTRGSEGLIIPAVISIFKDRSFTFILKSPPAAVLLKRAAGLAKGSPESNREKVGTVTVKQCREIAKIKEKDLNAASEDAAISMIAGTARSIGLVVVD, from the coding sequence ATGGCCAAGAAGATCTTGGGTGTGGTGAAGCTTCAACTGCCCGCAGGGCAGGCAACACCGGCTCCACCTGTCGGTCCCGCGCTGGGACAGTACGGGATTAATCTTGCCGGTTTCTGTAAGGACTTCAATGCTCGAACCCGGGGGAGCGAAGGACTTATTATTCCTGCGGTCATCAGTATCTTTAAAGATAGGAGCTTTACCTTTATTCTGAAATCCCCACCAGCAGCCGTGTTGCTTAAAAGAGCAGCAGGGCTTGCAAAGGGCTCTCCGGAGTCCAACAGGGAAAAAGTCGGCACTGTTACTGTGAAGCAATGCCGCGAGATCGCGAAAATAAAGGAGAAAGACCTGAATGCCGCTTCAGAGGATGCCGCGATATCGATGATCGCAGGCACTGCGCGGAGTATTGGTCTTGTGGTGGTGGATTGA
- the nusG gene encoding transcription termination/antitermination protein NusG — protein MTEEETSGQETPELEEDQTDEKSNDNFSWYVVHSFSGYEKRVKRFLDIQLSRKYPDKVGEVLIPTQEVSSTRRGSKSTRQKKLYPGYVFVQLELNPEMIMDIRAMSNVSGFPPMNQGYPQPLSNEEISRLKGQAEGSDRARVIRVPYSVGQTVRVTEGPFNNFTGVVESINPERGRVRVIFTIFGRKAPVEIDFSQVRPV, from the coding sequence ATGACTGAAGAAGAGACCAGCGGACAGGAAACACCAGAACTGGAAGAAGACCAGACTGATGAGAAGAGCAATGACAACTTTTCATGGTACGTTGTCCATTCTTTCTCAGGATACGAAAAGAGGGTAAAGAGATTTCTGGACATTCAACTGAGCCGTAAATATCCTGATAAGGTTGGAGAGGTACTCATACCCACCCAGGAGGTTTCGAGCACCCGCAGGGGAAGTAAATCCACAAGACAGAAGAAACTTTATCCAGGCTATGTCTTCGTTCAGCTTGAGCTGAATCCGGAAATGATCATGGACATTCGAGCTATGAGCAATGTCAGTGGTTTTCCTCCAATGAATCAGGGCTATCCACAGCCTCTTTCGAATGAGGAAATCAGTCGTCTGAAAGGTCAGGCTGAAGGTTCAGACAGGGCAAGAGTTATAAGAGTACCCTATTCTGTTGGACAGACAGTCAGAGTGACCGAAGGCCCATTTAATAATTTTACCGGGGTTGTGGAATCCATCAATCCCGAACGTGGCCGTGTGAGAGTGATCTTTACGATCTTCGGTCGTAAGGCTCCAGTGGAGATAGATTTCTCACAGGTACGTCCGGTCTGA
- the secE gene encoding preprotein translocase subunit SecE gives MAKSKSSEGNLIVRLVKGAFRFLGEVKAELIKVAWPTKDEVIASTWVVIIAVAITSVWIFAADQASAILVNGLIRLIH, from the coding sequence ATGGCAAAAAGTAAATCCAGTGAAGGCAACCTGATCGTGCGTTTGGTAAAAGGTGCTTTCAGGTTTCTTGGCGAAGTTAAAGCAGAGCTGATCAAAGTAGCCTGGCCGACAAAAGATGAGGTTATCGCGTCAACCTGGGTTGTAATTATTGCGGTGGCGATAACTTCCGTATGGATTTTTGCTGCCGATCAGGCCTCCGCCATCCTGGTAAACGGGCTTATTAGACTGATTCACTAG
- the rpmG gene encoding 50S ribosomal protein L33 has protein sequence MRVIVTLACQECRRRNYTSTKNRRTNPDRMELKKYCRFCSKHTLHRETK, from the coding sequence GTGAGGGTAATAGTGACACTTGCCTGTCAGGAATGCAGACGTCGAAATTACACTTCAACAAAGAATCGACGAACAAATCCCGACAGAATGGAACTTAAGAAGTACTGCAGGTTCTGCAGTAAGCATACTCTTCACCGGGAAACGAAATAG
- the tuf gene encoding elongation factor Tu, with product MAKEKFERTKPHVNVGTIGHIDHGKTTLTAAITKCLATQFDNVSYVEFDMIDNAPEEKKRGITIATSHQEYETANRHYAHVDCPGHADYIKNMITGAAQMDGAVLVIAANDGVMEQTKEHVLLARQVNVPRMVVFLNKVDMVDDDELLEFIEMEVGELLEKYGFDTESPIIRGSALKALNSSGLPDDAEAKCVYELMEAVDTWIPTPERDTEKPFLMPVEDVFSIEGRGTVGTGRIERGIIHTGDKVERVGIHETIETTCTGVEMFRKILDEGQAGDNVGLLLRGIKKDQLERGMVLAKPGSVTPHTEFFANIIILSTKEGGRKKHFVTGYRPQFYFRTTDVTGEIELPEGREMALPGDNIDGVKITLITPIAMEEGLRFAIREGGRTVGHGVVDRIGE from the coding sequence ATGGCTAAGGAGAAGTTTGAAAGGACTAAACCTCACGTTAATGTTGGCACAATCGGTCATATTGACCACGGCAAAACCACGCTGACTGCCGCGATAACTAAATGTCTTGCAACACAGTTTGATAATGTCAGTTATGTAGAATTTGACATGATCGACAACGCTCCCGAGGAGAAGAAACGTGGTATCACCATTGCTACTTCTCACCAGGAATACGAAACTGCGAATAGACATTACGCTCACGTAGACTGCCCAGGTCATGCTGACTACATCAAGAACATGATTACCGGTGCTGCTCAGATGGATGGTGCAGTTCTTGTTATAGCTGCAAACGATGGTGTTATGGAACAGACAAAAGAGCATGTTCTTCTTGCTCGTCAGGTTAATGTTCCAAGAATGGTCGTATTTCTTAACAAAGTTGATATGGTTGACGACGACGAACTTCTGGAATTTATTGAAATGGAAGTCGGCGAACTCCTTGAGAAGTACGGATTTGATACTGAATCACCTATTATAAGAGGAAGCGCACTGAAGGCTCTCAACTCAAGCGGCCTGCCGGATGATGCAGAAGCAAAATGTGTCTATGAGCTTATGGAAGCAGTAGATACATGGATTCCCACGCCGGAGCGTGATACTGAAAAGCCTTTCCTTATGCCGGTTGAGGACGTGTTCTCAATTGAAGGTCGTGGTACCGTTGGAACCGGCCGTATAGAGCGTGGAATCATCCACACTGGCGATAAGGTTGAACGTGTTGGTATTCACGAGACAATCGAAACAACCTGCACGGGTGTTGAGATGTTCAGGAAAATCCTTGATGAGGGTCAGGCTGGAGATAACGTCGGGCTTCTTCTTCGTGGAATCAAGAAGGATCAGCTCGAGCGAGGAATGGTGCTTGCAAAACCGGGTTCTGTTACACCTCATACTGAATTCTTCGCTAATATCATTATCCTCAGCACGAAGGAAGGCGGAAGGAAGAAGCATTTCGTAACCGGATATCGTCCACAGTTCTACTTCCGTACAACCGATGTAACCGGAGAGATTGAACTCCCTGAAGGTCGCGAAATGGCTCTTCCCGGAGATAATATTGATGGAGTAAAAATAACACTTATCACTCCCATTGCCATGGAAGAAGGTCTCCGCTTCGCCATCCGTGAAGGTGGACGTACCGTCGGGCACGGAGTGGTTGACAGAATCGGGGAGTAG